A section of the Lathamus discolor isolate bLatDis1 chromosome 6, bLatDis1.hap1, whole genome shotgun sequence genome encodes:
- the TEKT5 gene encoding tektin-5 isoform X1, whose product MEFLGTTQLASYCGPKKSCLLPDIAPTTTTKDTYQAYYLPGYSHLSTWRPGLFRKVVSVPPSDDNGQYNPSRRPPTVLPGLCSNLHARYSTRDWHHANMVQLKGSETSRYRAGRMNVDSVRLMQDKDQLTYQMQQDSQRNLVERISNIDYWRSELMYELERLLKESQALETTKKHLECAVEELQGPLKIALGCLYHREKRKGIDLVHDDVEKNLIKETDVFKECQEILKKLAQKISQQLGINRDAQHALEQDLSDKNSAHFIDEKCFNLRNTSDGINFYYGVEKADKTVSVPATWAKFSEDSIRYSQHARANSVKLREDAEVALESTSEEMWSPFISTSLAFNKRIAEVADAKNKLHAQLARVLQEIFQTEDTIMLLERSIKAKEYPLKVAQTRLEGRTKRPNIELCRDAPQFQLVTEIHTIDDTIQTLKQCLQEAHDTLHMLMVNKSNLEHDIAVKANSLYIDKKCMDMREVFPSTPRLIGYT is encoded by the exons ATGGAGTTCCTGGGGACCACACAGCTAGCCAGTTACTGTGGCCCCAAGAAaagctgcctgctcccagatatagctcccaccaccaccaccaaggaCACCTACCAGGCCTACTACCTTCCAGGCTATAGCCACCTGAGCACCTGGCGGCCTGGGCTGTTCCGCAAGGTGGTTTCTGTCCCTCCCAGTGATGACAATGGGCAATATAACCCCAGCAGGCGGCCACCCACCGTCCTGCCTGGGTTGTGCTCCAACCTGCATGCCCGCTACAGTACTCGTGACTGGCACCACGCTAACATGGTCCAGTTAAAAGGCTCTGAAACCTCCAGGTACCGTGCTGGTAGAATGAACGTGGATTCAGTGAGGCTGATGCAAGACAAGGATCAACTGACTTACCAGATGCAACAAGACAGCCAAAGAAATCTGGTAGAGAGGATCTCCAACATTGATTACTGGCGATCTGAGCTCATGTATGAGCTAGAGCGTCTGCTGAAAGAGAGCCAAGCCTTGGAAACAACAAAGAAGCATCTGGAATGTGCTGTGGAGGAACTGCAAGGACCACTGAAG ATAGCCCTAGGATGCTTGTACCACCGTGAAAAGAGAAAGGGTATAGACTTAGTTCATGACGACGTGGAAAAGAACCTCATAAAG GAAACTGATGTATTCAAGGAATGccaagaaatactgaaaaaacttGCACAGAAGATCAGTCAACAGCTGGG CATCAACAGAGATGCACAGCATGCCCTGGAGCAGGATCTTTCTGACAAGAACTCAGCCCATTTTATTGATGAGAAATGCTTTAACCTAAGGAACACATCAGACGGCATCAACTTTTACTATGGAGTGGAAAAAGCAGATAAGAC TGTTTCAGTTCCTGCAACATGGGCTAAATTCAGTGAAGACAGTATCAGGTACTCTCAGCATGCCAGGGCCAACTCTGTCAAGCTGCGGGAGGATGCAGAGGTTGCACTGGAGAGCACCTCTGAAGAGATGTGGAGTCCGTTCATCAGTaccagcctggcctttaatAAGCGGATTGCTGAAGTGGCTGATGCAAAGAACAAACTTCACGCACAACTGGCCAGG GTACTTCAGGAAATCTTCCAGACTGAAGATACAATCATGTTATTGGAGAGATCCATAAAGGCAAAGGAGTATCCACTGAAAGTGGCTCAGACCCGGCTAGAAGGACGAACCAAACGACCCAACATAGAACTCTGCCGTGATGCACCTCAGTTTCA GCTTGTGACTGAAATTCATACTATAGATGACACCATACAGACCTTAAAGCAATGTCTGCAAGAAGCTCATGATACTCTGCACATGCTGATGGTCAACAAATCAAACCTGGAACATGACATTGCTGTGAAGGCAAACTCCCTCTACATTGACAAAAAGTGCATGGACATGCGCGAAGTCTTCCCCAGCACCCCACGACTCATTGGTTACACTTGA
- the TEKT5 gene encoding tektin-5 isoform X2, whose amino-acid sequence MEFLGTTQLASYCGPKKSCLLPDIAPTTTTKDTYQAYYLPGYSHLSTWRPGLFRKVVSVPPSDDNGQYNPSRRPPTVLPGLCSNLHARYSTRDWHHANMVQLKGSETSRYRAGRMNVDSVRLMQDKDQLTYQMQQDSQRNLVERISNIDYWRSELMYELERLLKESQALETTKKHLECAVEELQGPLKVALGCLYHREKRKGIDLVHDDVEKNLIKEMDVFKDCQEILKKLAQKISQQLGINRDAQHALEQDLSDKNSAHFIDEKCFNLRNTSDGINFYYGVEKADKTVSVPATWAKFSEDSIRYSQHARANSVKLREDAEVALESTSEEMWSPFISTSLAFNKRIAEVADAKNKLHAQLARVLQEIFQTEDTIMLLERSIKAKEYPLKVAQTRLEGRTKRPNIELCRDAPQFQLVTEIHTIDDTIQTLKQCLQEAHDTLHMLMVNKSNLEHDIAVKANSLYIDKKCMDMREVFPSTPRLIGYT is encoded by the exons ATGGAGTTCCTGGGGACCACACAGCTAGCCAGTTACTGTGGCCCCAAGAAaagctgcctgctcccagatatagctcccaccaccaccaccaaggaCACCTACCAGGCCTACTACCTTCCAGGCTATAGCCACCTGAGCACCTGGCGGCCTGGGCTGTTCCGCAAGGTGGTTTCTGTCCCTCCCAGTGATGACAATGGGCAATATAACCCCAGCAGGCGGCCACCCACCGTCCTGCCTGGGTTGTGCTCCAACCTGCATGCCCGCTACAGTACTCGTGACTGGCACCACGCTAACATGGTCCAGTTAAAAGGCTCTGAAACCTCCAGGTACCGTGCTGGTAGAATGAACGTGGATTCAGTGAGGCTGATGCAAGACAAGGATCAACTGACTTACCAGATGCAACAAGACAGCCAAAGAAATCTGGTAGAGAGGATCTCCAACATTGATTACTGGCGATCTGAGCTCATGTATGAGCTAGAGCGTCTGCTGAAAGAGAGCCAAGCCTTGGAAACAACAAAGAAGCATCTGGAATGTGCTGTGGAGGAACTGCAAGGACCACTGAAGGTAG CCCTAGGATGCTTGTACCACCGTGAAAAGAGAAAGGGTATAGACTTAGTTCATGACGACGTGGAAAAGAACCTCATAAAG GAAATGGATGTATTCAAGGACTGccaagaaatactgaaaaaacttGCACAGAAGATCAGTCAACAGCTGGG CATCAACAGAGATGCACAGCATGCCCTGGAGCAGGATCTTTCTGACAAGAACTCAGCCCATTTTATTGATGAGAAATGCTTTAACCTAAGGAACACATCAGACGGCATCAACTTTTACTATGGAGTGGAAAAAGCAGATAAGAC TGTTTCAGTTCCTGCAACATGGGCTAAATTCAGTGAAGACAGTATCAGGTACTCTCAGCATGCCAGGGCCAACTCTGTCAAGCTGCGGGAGGATGCAGAGGTTGCACTGGAGAGCACCTCTGAAGAGATGTGGAGTCCGTTCATCAGTaccagcctggcctttaatAAGCGGATTGCTGAAGTGGCTGATGCAAAGAACAAACTTCACGCACAACTGGCCAGG GTACTTCAGGAAATCTTCCAGACTGAAGATACAATCATGTTATTGGAGAGATCCATAAAGGCAAAGGAGTATCCACTGAAAGTGGCTCAGACCCGGCTAGAAGGACGAACCAAACGACCCAACATAGAACTCTGCCGTGATGCACCTCAGTTTCA GCTTGTGACTGAAATTCATACTATAGATGACACCATACAGACCTTAAAGCAATGTCTGCAAGAAGCTCATGATACTCTGCACATGCTGATGGTCAACAAATCAAACCTGGAACATGACATTGCTGTGAAGGCAAACTCCCTCTACATTGACAAAAAGTGCATGGACATGCGCGAAGTCTTCCCCAGCACCCCACGACTCATTGGTTACACTTGA